One Cellulomonas sp. Y8 DNA segment encodes these proteins:
- a CDS encoding ketopantoate reductase family protein, translating into MRYVIIGAGAVGGTIGGLLAEAGREVVLVARGAHLDALRADGLHLTTPAGARVVRAATAAGPEDVELRPGDVLVLAVKGQDTAATTAQWAGRPVAGGRTAGEDLLLVCAQNGVDNERTALRRFARVAGMGVWLPATFLEPGRVSAAGSPVTGVLTLGSFPVGDADPDLAAVSADLEAVGFRAPVVRDVMAWKYAKLLSNLGNAVEALCGPVREPAAKELLAATVAEARAVLAAAGIEPTSPEEEGAARGDFTLVELPGVTRRGGSSWQSLVRGAGSIEAAYLNGEIVLLGRLHGVATPLNAALLRLAEAAAAAGEQPGGHDAAEILGAARAAA; encoded by the coding sequence GTGCGATACGTGATCATCGGTGCCGGCGCGGTCGGCGGGACCATCGGCGGGCTGCTGGCGGAGGCGGGGCGCGAGGTCGTGCTCGTCGCCCGCGGCGCCCACCTCGACGCGCTGCGGGCGGACGGCCTGCACCTGACGACCCCGGCCGGCGCCCGGGTGGTCCGGGCCGCGACGGCCGCCGGGCCGGAGGACGTCGAGCTGCGCCCCGGCGACGTGCTCGTGCTCGCCGTGAAGGGCCAGGACACCGCCGCGACGACGGCGCAGTGGGCGGGCCGCCCGGTCGCCGGCGGGCGGACCGCGGGCGAGGACCTGCTGCTGGTGTGCGCGCAGAACGGCGTCGACAACGAGCGCACCGCGCTGCGCCGGTTCGCCCGGGTGGCCGGCATGGGCGTGTGGCTGCCCGCGACGTTCCTCGAGCCGGGCCGGGTGTCGGCGGCCGGCAGCCCGGTGACCGGCGTGCTCACCCTCGGCTCGTTCCCCGTCGGGGACGCCGACCCGGACCTGGCCGCCGTCAGCGCGGACCTGGAGGCGGTCGGGTTCCGTGCGCCGGTCGTGCGGGACGTCATGGCGTGGAAGTACGCGAAGCTGCTGAGCAACCTCGGCAACGCCGTCGAGGCGCTGTGCGGCCCGGTGCGCGAGCCCGCGGCGAAGGAGCTGCTGGCCGCGACGGTCGCCGAGGCGCGCGCGGTGCTCGCGGCGGCGGGGATCGAGCCGACCTCCCCCGAGGAGGAGGGCGCCGCCCGCGGCGACTTCACGCTGGTGGAGCTGCCGGGCGTCACCCGCCGCGGCGGGTCGTCCTGGCAGAGCCTGGTGCGCGGCGCCGGGTCGATCGAGGCGGCGTACCTGAACGGCGAGATCGTGCTGCTCGGTCGGCTGCACGGCGTCGCAACGCCGCTGAACGCGGCGCTGCTGCGGCTGGCCGAGGCCGCCGCGGCAGCCGGCGAGCAGCCCGGCGGGCACGACGCGGCCGAGATCCTCGGCGCGGCCCGGGCCGCGGCCTGA